One segment of Anatilimnocola aggregata DNA contains the following:
- a CDS encoding DUF3352 domain-containing protein: protein MLTFVRPFLAGCLLALVSLTTLPAQAQRPVAPKLLPEQTLGYFRILDTPQLIERFRETSLGRMGADEQIKPLVSEFYAALQELWGNIEDRVGLPLDQVLSVPQGEICIAFISVPEGPTGLVIIIDVKDRLLNARKLLEKGEIFAAENQITKTTEKLDGYDIHLFANQNGRTQAVQLERDGTIVITSGKNVMKLLLDAWDGKLEKTLADNDRFNTIMNRCQGTPDDPPQLTYFVDPVQIAKIAARGNFAAQTGLALLPVLGVDGIKGVGGSLIFSSGEFDSVSHIHLLLESPRSGVVEMLALGSGDTAPEPWVPADSMNYNTLHWKFGDTYRLGAKLYNSLMAEGAAEAEVKTRVQEWVGLDFETEILPAMEGRVSHVAWIEKPIKLNSQANILGIKLRDVKAFQPTFDKLREKFKENLEEKAYAGVTYYAIKTPPPANEPPANLRRPDPCIATLGDYLILTDSSQAIQQAIITHSQPGTSLAAELDYKLIASKIRRQNGGETPGLVRFTRPEVGMKLLYDLAQSEDTQGMLSRQAESNQFFGRLEKAMKDNPLPPFSVIARYFAPGGAMIVNDETGFHYTDFTLKRK, encoded by the coding sequence ATGCTGACTTTCGTCCGTCCATTCCTCGCCGGCTGCCTGCTGGCATTGGTTAGCCTGACTACTCTGCCCGCCCAAGCTCAGCGCCCGGTTGCCCCCAAGTTGCTGCCCGAACAAACGCTCGGCTACTTTCGGATCCTCGATACGCCCCAGCTGATCGAGCGGTTTCGCGAAACCAGCTTGGGCCGCATGGGGGCCGATGAGCAGATCAAGCCGCTCGTTTCCGAGTTCTACGCAGCCCTGCAGGAGTTGTGGGGAAATATCGAGGACCGCGTTGGGTTGCCCCTCGATCAGGTTCTGTCAGTGCCGCAAGGCGAAATCTGCATCGCCTTCATCTCGGTTCCCGAAGGACCAACCGGCCTGGTCATTATCATCGATGTGAAAGATCGCCTGCTGAATGCTCGCAAACTGTTGGAGAAAGGCGAGATCTTCGCGGCCGAAAATCAAATCACCAAGACGACTGAGAAGCTCGACGGCTACGACATTCATCTCTTTGCCAACCAGAATGGCCGCACTCAGGCCGTGCAGCTCGAGCGCGACGGTACCATCGTCATTACCTCGGGCAAGAACGTGATGAAACTCTTGCTCGACGCTTGGGACGGCAAGTTGGAAAAGACGCTGGCCGATAACGATCGCTTCAACACGATCATGAATCGCTGCCAGGGAACGCCCGACGACCCGCCGCAACTCACCTACTTCGTCGATCCGGTGCAAATCGCCAAGATCGCAGCCCGCGGCAACTTCGCCGCGCAAACTGGCCTCGCATTGCTGCCGGTGCTCGGTGTCGACGGCATCAAAGGTGTCGGGGGGAGTTTGATTTTTTCCTCTGGCGAATTTGACTCCGTCAGCCACATTCATTTGCTGCTCGAAAGTCCCCGCAGTGGCGTCGTCGAGATGCTCGCGCTGGGAAGTGGCGACACCGCGCCCGAGCCGTGGGTCCCTGCCGACTCGATGAACTACAACACCCTGCACTGGAAGTTCGGCGATACTTATCGCCTCGGAGCCAAGCTCTATAACAGCTTGATGGCCGAAGGGGCCGCGGAAGCGGAGGTCAAAACGCGCGTGCAGGAATGGGTGGGGCTCGACTTCGAAACCGAGATCCTCCCGGCCATGGAAGGGCGCGTCTCGCACGTCGCCTGGATCGAGAAACCAATCAAACTCAACAGTCAGGCGAACATTCTCGGCATCAAGCTTCGCGACGTGAAAGCCTTCCAGCCCACGTTCGACAAACTGCGCGAAAAATTCAAAGAGAACCTCGAAGAGAAGGCCTATGCGGGCGTCACTTACTACGCAATCAAAACACCGCCGCCAGCCAACGAACCACCCGCGAACCTCCGCCGCCCCGATCCCTGCATCGCCACTCTCGGCGATTACTTGATTCTGACCGACAGCTCGCAGGCAATTCAGCAGGCCATCATCACCCACAGCCAACCGGGCACTTCGCTGGCTGCGGAACTCGACTACAAGTTAATCGCCAGCAAGATTCGCCGGCAGAATGGCGGCGAAACTCCTGGTCTGGTTCGCTTCACGCGTCCTGAAGTCGGCATGAAGCTGCTCTACGACCTGGCTCAATCCGAAGACACCCAAGGCATGCTCTCGCGGCAGGCAGAGTCGAATCAGTTCTTCGGCCGACTCGAAAAGGCAATGAAAGACAATCCGTTGCCCCCCTTCTCCGTCATCGCCCGTTACTTTGCTCCCGGTGGTGCCATGATCGTCAACGACGAAACGGGCTTTCATTACACCGACTTCACGCTGAAGAGGAAGTAG
- the infB gene encoding translation initiation factor IF-2 has protein sequence MPTRIYALAKDLKLDSKELVDLCTKAGIPGKGSALASLEDDEVVKLKSYLEGHSKRPASSPSAAPPVNVKAVLSAPVSTTALTPPPPPRPTVGRARPGSAPAVESSPFEESTSAVAVEEPPVVAAEAKTVELPPPPVVKQPASPPVAKAPVVETPEPVVSVPEVAPPPPVSKAVPASKPAPAAPEPPAAAPPTVSAHGKTFSTPAPTTPSTAPHSAVPQRGDPLGMRGRGAIRVIGAAGKKKEAEAKTGEGAEVPAKPATKGPERRGPAVRVAAMPEVRQPQPVAKVNEPQAQKPVMRIPTEALKDKRGQGAAPLKQAAEQANAQRKAREQGEARKPGAMPMPAEGAGSGKGGRGKGRPGEGEGLGDIGSVRAERQKQRTSRGKVQTGEDDDDSRRRRGLVRIKKHGGPTAPRKEKVELELPCTVREFCEQTGVGAASVLRVLMNNKIPASINGQIPEQFVELLAAELGLDITVKQPPTPEEVLEQRFASEDEAANLEPRPPIVTVLGHVDHGKTSLLDKLIGINVVKGEAGGITQHIRAYSVPTPDGRRVAFVDTPGHEAFTEMRARGANVTDIAVLVVAADDGVMPQTEEAISHAKAAGVPIVVAMNKIDLPGAQPDKVFQQLATAGLLPSEWGGDVEVIRTSAITGEGLDTLLETLLVTAELHDYRANPNRPAMGMCLEAEQEAGRGVIAKVMVQNGTLREGDIIVCGAGHGRVKAMYDTLRPREQLESAGPSTPVNVTGLDVAPEAGDRLYVVQDISEARELASRRASQTRQTSLSGGNVKMSFEDFQKRLSEGRLHDSEDVSTLNLIIRADVRGSIEAIVKELGKFEHPEVKVKVLQASVGGITVADVTLAHASDAVIVGFNVIPDEAARALADDRGVEIRRYDIIYKLTDDIKAILEGKLKPEERIVELGRALVKQAFAISRVGTVAGCQVIQGSIERGCRVRVNRENRTIGDYGIDTLRREKDDVKEVSRGMECGIKLQNFNDIKEGDVLEAYRIEEVARTL, from the coding sequence GTGCCCACACGGATTTACGCGTTAGCGAAAGATTTGAAGCTGGATAGCAAAGAACTTGTGGATCTCTGCACAAAAGCAGGTATTCCCGGGAAAGGTTCGGCGCTGGCCAGTCTGGAAGACGATGAAGTAGTGAAGCTCAAGTCCTATCTTGAGGGTCACTCCAAGCGACCTGCTTCCTCCCCCTCAGCGGCACCGCCGGTCAATGTGAAGGCCGTTCTATCGGCCCCCGTTTCGACCACTGCGCTCACGCCGCCACCTCCGCCGCGTCCCACTGTGGGGCGAGCGCGCCCTGGCAGTGCTCCCGCGGTCGAGTCGTCGCCATTTGAAGAATCAACGTCAGCGGTGGCGGTCGAAGAGCCCCCCGTGGTAGCCGCCGAAGCGAAGACGGTCGAGTTGCCGCCCCCTCCGGTCGTCAAGCAGCCGGCTAGCCCGCCCGTTGCCAAGGCACCGGTTGTCGAAACACCCGAGCCGGTCGTATCGGTGCCCGAAGTTGCCCCGCCGCCACCGGTCAGCAAGGCTGTTCCAGCGAGCAAGCCGGCTCCTGCTGCGCCGGAGCCACCAGCTGCTGCACCTCCCACGGTCAGCGCGCACGGTAAAACATTCTCCACTCCAGCTCCCACAACGCCCTCGACCGCTCCGCACTCGGCCGTTCCCCAGCGGGGCGACCCGCTCGGTATGCGTGGTCGTGGTGCGATTCGCGTGATTGGCGCGGCTGGCAAGAAAAAGGAAGCAGAAGCCAAGACTGGCGAGGGAGCTGAAGTTCCCGCCAAGCCAGCGACCAAGGGGCCCGAACGACGTGGTCCCGCGGTGCGCGTGGCTGCGATGCCCGAAGTCAGGCAGCCTCAGCCCGTGGCCAAGGTGAACGAACCGCAGGCTCAAAAGCCAGTGATGCGGATTCCCACCGAGGCCTTGAAGGACAAACGCGGCCAAGGTGCCGCCCCGCTGAAGCAAGCGGCCGAACAGGCCAATGCCCAGCGCAAAGCCCGTGAACAGGGCGAAGCTCGCAAGCCCGGTGCCATGCCCATGCCAGCCGAAGGCGCTGGTTCGGGCAAGGGTGGTCGCGGTAAGGGTCGCCCCGGCGAAGGTGAAGGTCTGGGCGATATCGGTTCCGTGCGTGCCGAACGACAGAAGCAGCGGACTAGTCGCGGCAAGGTTCAGACCGGTGAGGACGATGATGATTCTCGTCGTCGTCGGGGGCTGGTGCGGATCAAGAAGCATGGTGGTCCGACCGCACCGCGCAAAGAAAAGGTCGAGTTGGAACTCCCCTGCACCGTTCGCGAATTCTGCGAGCAAACCGGCGTCGGTGCCGCCTCGGTGCTGCGGGTGCTGATGAACAACAAGATTCCGGCCAGCATCAACGGCCAGATTCCGGAACAGTTCGTCGAACTGCTCGCGGCGGAGTTGGGGCTTGATATTACCGTCAAGCAACCGCCCACGCCCGAAGAAGTGCTCGAACAGCGGTTTGCCAGCGAAGACGAGGCTGCGAACCTCGAACCTCGCCCGCCGATTGTGACGGTGCTCGGTCACGTCGATCACGGCAAAACGTCGCTGCTCGATAAGCTCATCGGCATCAATGTGGTCAAGGGCGAAGCGGGTGGCATTACTCAGCACATTCGCGCTTACTCGGTCCCAACTCCCGATGGCCGCCGCGTGGCGTTCGTCGATACTCCGGGTCACGAAGCATTCACCGAAATGCGTGCGCGTGGTGCCAACGTCACCGATATCGCGGTCCTGGTGGTCGCTGCCGATGACGGTGTGATGCCGCAAACTGAAGAAGCCATCAGCCATGCGAAGGCTGCCGGCGTGCCGATCGTCGTCGCGATGAACAAGATCGACCTGCCCGGCGCTCAGCCCGACAAGGTTTTCCAGCAGTTGGCCACCGCTGGCCTGCTGCCGAGCGAATGGGGCGGCGATGTCGAAGTGATTCGCACCAGTGCAATCACCGGCGAAGGGCTCGATACTCTGCTCGAGACGTTGCTCGTCACCGCTGAATTGCACGATTACAGGGCCAACCCCAATCGCCCGGCGATGGGCATGTGCCTCGAAGCGGAACAAGAAGCGGGCCGCGGTGTCATCGCCAAGGTGATGGTGCAGAACGGTACGCTCCGCGAAGGCGACATCATTGTCTGCGGTGCCGGTCATGGCCGCGTCAAGGCAATGTACGATACGCTCCGTCCGCGCGAACAGTTGGAATCAGCGGGGCCGAGCACTCCCGTCAATGTCACCGGTTTGGATGTCGCGCCCGAAGCGGGCGATCGTCTGTACGTGGTGCAAGACATTTCCGAAGCTCGCGAGTTGGCCAGTCGCCGCGCCTCGCAGACTCGGCAAACGTCGCTGTCGGGTGGCAACGTCAAGATGTCGTTCGAAGACTTCCAGAAGCGGTTGTCGGAAGGCCGGCTGCACGATTCGGAAGACGTGTCGACCCTGAACCTCATCATCCGCGCCGACGTGCGTGGTTCGATCGAGGCCATCGTCAAGGAACTCGGCAAGTTCGAGCATCCCGAAGTGAAGGTCAAAGTGCTACAGGCTTCGGTCGGTGGCATCACGGTGGCCGACGTTACTCTGGCACATGCTTCCGATGCGGTCATCGTGGGTTTCAATGTCATTCCCGATGAAGCGGCCCGGGCCTTGGCGGATGATCGTGGCGTCGAAATTCGCCGGTACGATATCATCTACAAGCTGACCGACGACATCAAAGCGATCCTCGAAGGCAAACTCAAGCCGGAAGAACGGATCGTGGAACTGGGTCGAGCGCTCGTCAAGCAAGCGTTCGCCATCAGTCGCGTCGGCACGGTTGCTGGTTGCCAGGTCATTCAAGGGAGCATCGAACGTGGTTGCCGCGTGCGTGTGAACCGCGAAAATCGCACGATTGGCGATTACGGCATCGATACGCTCCGCCGCGAAAAGGACGATGTGAAGGAAGTGAGCCGCGGTATGGAGTGCGGCATCAAGCTGCAGAACTTCAACGACATTAAAGAAGGCGACGTGCTGGAAGCGTATCGCATCGAGGAAGTGGCTCGTACGCTGTAA
- the rbfA gene encoding 30S ribosome-binding factor RbfA, which translates to MSSRRLLKAAEAFREVVSMAILTEVRDPRVKNVTVTLVEVAPDMKSAKIHVSVMGDEKEQTLALRGLQNSAGFLQSVIADKIDTRYTPKLVFVIDKGVKHSLEVARILKEVLPPDKPADLPPQQEADEELD; encoded by the coding sequence ATGAGCTCTCGCCGTTTATTGAAAGCCGCCGAAGCCTTCCGCGAAGTGGTCAGCATGGCCATTCTCACGGAAGTGCGCGATCCTCGTGTCAAGAACGTGACCGTCACGCTCGTGGAAGTAGCCCCCGACATGAAGTCGGCCAAGATCCACGTGTCGGTCATGGGGGACGAGAAGGAACAAACCCTCGCCTTGCGTGGCCTGCAAAACAGCGCCGGCTTTTTGCAAAGCGTGATCGCGGACAAAATCGATACTCGCTACACCCCCAAGCTGGTGTTTGTCATCGATAAAGGTGTCAAGCATTCGCTCGAAGTGGCGCGCATTCTCAAGGAAGTGCTACCGCCCGATAAGCCCGCCGATCTTCCGCCGCAGCAAGAGGCGGATGAAGAACTGGACTAA
- a CDS encoding response regulator, with protein MNPHPTAKQILYVDDEAQALKYFVRLFGDRFQVLTAPSVDEALALLEKDSGEIGVVITDQRMPGKTGVALMEHLRHRHPNIVRILTTAYSDLDAAIKSVNEGGAFRYITKPWNEDEIVGALLRALDYHQALSDRDRLLREKLSVLHRLIIMDRIRGLATAATALEGRLNNAWGALVAYMQQSPVQQRIRVQMDEIASLNMVAVARREAELMIKTVQVILQDTVGAATGQEPWLNLHEVLNGFAERARPELQSEDIDLQVGEIPADLALASDRGLLNRLLQIMVRRVADLHEEPMKISIQLVDAAADPLVLSVRGNFEKLSNGHVSSLFSAAIPLQKWPLGLDMDLLSAFMIAHHLGGQLQIETKAPLGPGFRVTLPKNGQPTTSNSPPEAWFDSVYDAIAAWEQDVLKEEDDLD; from the coding sequence ATGAATCCTCATCCCACCGCGAAGCAGATTCTGTACGTCGATGACGAAGCCCAAGCACTGAAGTATTTCGTGCGCCTGTTCGGCGACCGCTTTCAAGTGCTGACAGCTCCTTCGGTCGACGAGGCGCTTGCCTTGCTTGAGAAAGACTCGGGCGAGATCGGCGTCGTCATCACCGACCAGCGGATGCCCGGCAAGACCGGCGTCGCGCTGATGGAGCACTTGCGCCATCGTCATCCGAACATCGTCCGCATTCTGACGACCGCCTACAGCGATCTCGATGCGGCGATCAAATCGGTGAACGAAGGAGGAGCCTTTCGTTACATCACCAAGCCCTGGAACGAAGACGAAATCGTCGGCGCGCTATTGCGAGCGCTCGATTATCACCAGGCTCTCAGCGATCGTGATCGCCTGCTGCGCGAAAAACTGAGCGTGCTCCACCGTCTGATTATCATGGACCGCATTCGCGGCCTGGCCACCGCGGCCACCGCGCTCGAAGGCCGGCTGAACAATGCCTGGGGCGCGCTCGTGGCTTACATGCAGCAATCGCCCGTGCAGCAGCGGATTCGCGTGCAGATGGACGAGATCGCCAGTTTGAACATGGTGGCCGTCGCACGGCGCGAAGCGGAACTGATGATTAAGACAGTGCAGGTCATTCTGCAAGACACGGTAGGTGCGGCCACCGGCCAAGAGCCGTGGCTCAACCTGCACGAAGTCCTCAACGGGTTTGCCGAGCGCGCGCGCCCCGAACTACAGTCGGAAGATATCGACTTGCAAGTTGGCGAGATTCCCGCCGACCTGGCCCTTGCCAGCGATCGCGGGCTGCTGAATCGACTGCTGCAGATCATGGTCCGCCGCGTGGCCGACCTGCACGAAGAGCCGATGAAGATTTCGATTCAACTGGTCGATGCCGCCGCCGATCCGCTCGTGCTGAGCGTGCGCGGGAATTTTGAGAAACTGTCGAACGGCCACGTCTCGTCCCTTTTTTCCGCGGCCATTCCGCTGCAAAAGTGGCCCCTCGGGCTCGATATGGACCTCCTCTCGGCCTTCATGATTGCCCATCACTTGGGCGGCCAGTTGCAGATAGAAACCAAAGCTCCGCTGGGGCCCGGCTTTCGCGTCACTCTGCCGAAGAATGGGCAGCCGACGACCAGCAATTCGCCACCCGAAGCCTGGTTCGACAGCGTGTACGATGCCATTGCCGCCTGGGAGCAGGACGTGCTGAAAGAAGAAGACGATTTGGACTAG